A single window of Lutzomyia longipalpis isolate SR_M1_2022 chromosome 1, ASM2433408v1 DNA harbors:
- the LOC129790770 gene encoding interference hedgehog isoform X3 — translation MMLPVRRIFLMAFLRWRISFLVALNLALVATTTTAPSSKLRLYMVRSPETTVAPLGDEVLFECALNVEPERLQWRFRSQSGKGELMYLNETAGYNITFKDGVSKLRIYVSPKTIGEYQCIAWYGASALASVSAKLTLATITLGNDNHIFEQDGFGVNILDGKRRNPPPQIVHWQVSPGNSVIIKCGDIVSNPPPVWSYFKDNTQIRASVLQLSSGALILTSLTQKDSGSYWCSAVNSITGMEIKIPRRTDLNVTNTPKAAPIFLSQPPTVITVKPGATAILECPGVGNPVPKAVWSRPDVSILNNRTLFVPYGLQITKVVPEDRGNYVCRLDNGISPVLIHTIRLDVLEAPAIIEGPRVTLTNETDMLHLDCHAKGYPVPVITWMINGVDVQWDSLIHSNGSSLFIKSVQKRHAGIVQCFAKNAAGEVNEGNLLQVNPKQIPGEIEVSPLGSVPESTKSSIEHAGKQKGTGRKKHKHRKFFRTVMIPPSRPSVTRLSDESVMVRWSVPSEEGLPIQFFKVQYRMLGDLARKIPRSQWMTCSEDIPPHVRSYEVQGLKPDQLYRFRIAAVYSNNDNKLGNTSGKFHLQKASQLSVAKSHLTAPTLQKVEGVTETAIRLSWGFPSNPPTPIDGFYIHFRPASTAGEYSKAMVDGMHVRHWTMDYLEPGTAYEFKLQSFTASAASEFSAILTGKTLKPPTQAPTITPSVVAASESSQSTSSNLPLIAGGAGGGGLLLLLIILTCVCIKKRKKTQADDGVTESKAHPDHIQAEPNGFPVGGGRVLGSPIHKSSRLNGVVPRMNITANPLAQEGDKFRNQRECSRIAM, via the exons ATGATGCTACCTGTACGTCGAATATTTCTTATGGCGTTCCTAAGGTGGCGAATTTCGTTCCTGGTGGCACTCAATTTGGCCCTTGTGGCCACAACGACGACAGCACCATCGTCAAAATTGCGCCTGTACATGGTGCGATCGCCAGAGACAACGGTAGCACCTCTGGGTGATGAGGTGCTCTTTGAGTGTGCCCTCAATGTGGAACCGGAGCGACTTCAGTGGCGCTTTCGGTCGCAAAGTGGAAAGGGCGAATTGATGTACCTGAATGAAACTGCGGGCTACAATATTACTTTTAAGGATGGTGTTAGTAAATTGCGAATCTATGTTAGCCCCAAGACAATTGGGGAATACCAATGTATTGCATGGTATGGAGCATCAGCATTGGCGTCTGTGTCTGCAAAACTCACATTGGCCACAATAACGTTGGGCAATGACAATC ACATCTTCGAACAAGATGGATTTGGGGTGAATATTCTCGATGGTAAAAGACGTAATCCACCTCCACAAATAGTCCACTGGCAGGTGTCTCCTGGGAATAGTGTTATCATTAAGTGTGGTGATATAGTATCAAATCCTCCGCCTGTCTGGAGTTATTTCAA agACAACACACAAATACGTGCATCAGTACTCCAACTCTCATCCGGAGCTCTTATTCTCACATCACTCACGCAAAAGGACTCAGGAAGCTATTGGTGCTCAGCTGTGAATAGTATCACAGGGATGGAAATTAAAATACCCAGGAGAACGGATCTCAATGTAACAAACACCCCAAAGGCAGCTCCTATTTTCCTTTCTCAACCACCCACGGTGATTACGGTGAAACCAGGTGCCACGGCAATACTCGAATGCCCTGGAGTTGGGAATCCTGTGCCAAAGGCCGTCTGGAGTCGTCCGGATGTGTCAATACTCAACAATAGAACCCTCTTTGTGCCATACGGGCTACAAATTACAAAGGTTGTGCCTGAAGATCGAGGGAATTACGTGTGCCGTCTCGACAATGGAATCTCCCCCGTGCTGATTCACACGATCCGTCTCGATGTACTCGAGGCACCGGCAATTATTGAGGGGCCTCGGGTAACACTCACAAATGAGACTGATATGCTTCATCTCGATTGCCACGCAAAGGGCTACCCAGTGCCAGTCATCACGTGGATGATAAACGGTGTGGATGTTCAATGGGATTCTCTCATTCATTCAAATGGGTCGAGTCTCTTTATAAAATCCGTGCAAAAGAGGCATGCAGGAATTGTGCAGTGTTTTGCTAAAAATGCAGCAGGAGAG GTCAATGAGGGAAATTTGCTGCAAGTGAATCCAAAGCAAATTCCGGGAGAAATTGAAGTTTCCCCCCTTGGATCTGTTCCGGAATCCACAAAATCCAGCATAGAGCATGCAGGAAAGCAAAAAGGAACCGGAAGGAAGAAGCACAAGCATCGTAAGTTCTTTAGAA CCGTGATGATTCCACCATCGAGACCAAGTGTGACGAGACTCTCAGATGAATCAGTTATGGTACGATGGTCAGTACCATCGGAAGAGGGACTTCCAATACAATTCTTCAAAGTACAATATCGAATGTTGGGAGATCTTGCACGAAAGATCCCACGATCGCAATGGATGACATGTAGTGAGGATATTCCACCCCATGTACGGTCGTATGAGGTGCAAGGATTGAAACCCGATCAACTCTATCGCTTCCGGATAGCTGCTGTGTATTCAAATAATGACAACAAATTGGGCAATACATCGGGGAAGTTTCACTTGCAGAAGGCATCACAGTTGAGTGTGGCCAAGAGTCACCTTACGGCGCCAACTTTGCAAAAAGTCGAAGGTGTCACGGAGACGGCTATCAGACTTTCATGGGGCTTCCCATCGAATCCACCCACACCAATTGATGGTTTCTACATTCACTTCCGGCCCGCATCAACGGCCGGAGAGTATTCCAAAGCAATGGTGGATGGGATGCATGTGCGTCACTGGACGATGGATTATCTGGAACCGGGGACAGCGTATGAATTTAAACTGCAGAGTTTCACGGCATCGGCTGCATCGGAATTCAGTGCAATTCTCACGGGAAAGACACTAAAGCCACCCACGCAAGCGCCCACAATCACACCTTCAGTGGTGGCTGCATCGGAATCATCCCAGAGCACATCGTCGAATTTGCCGCTTATCGCTGGAGGTGCTGGCGGGGGTGGACTTTTGCTCTTGCTGATCATTCTCACGTGTGTGTGCATTAAGAAGCGAAAGAAGACTCAAGCAGACG ATGGTGTGACGGAAAGTAAAGCCCACCCGGATCACATTCAAGCGGAACCCAATGGATTTCCCGTGGGAGGGGGTAGAGTCCTTGGGTCACCAATTCACAAAAGTAGCCGTCTGAATGGTGTTGTGCCTCGTATGAATATCACGGCGAATCCTCTGGCTCAGGAGGGTGACAAG TTTAGAAATCAGCGTGAATGTTCTAGAATCGCAATGTGA
- the LOC129790770 gene encoding interference hedgehog isoform X8 translates to MMLPVRRIFLMAFLRWRISFLVALNLALVATTTTAPSSKLRLYMVRSPETTVAPLGDEVLFECALNVEPERLQWRFRSQSGKGELMYLNETAGYNITFKDGVSKLRIYVSPKTIGEYQCIAWYGASALASVSAKLTLATITLGNDNHIFEQDGFGVNILDGKRRNPPPQIVHWQVSPGNSVIIKCGDIVSNPPPVWSYFKDNTQIRASVLQLSSGALILTSLTQKDSGSYWCSAVNSITGMEIKIPRRTDLNVTNTPKAAPIFLSQPPTVITVKPGATAILECPGVGNPVPKAVWSRPDVSILNNRTLFVPYGLQITKVVPEDRGNYVCRLDNGISPVLIHTIRLDVLEAPAIIEGPRVTLTNETDMLHLDCHAKGYPVPVITWMINGVDVQWDSLIHSNGSSLFIKSVQKRHAGIVQCFAKNAAGEVNEGNLLQVNPKQIPGEIEVSPLGSVPESTKSSIEHAGKQKGTGRKKHKHPVMIPPSRPSVTRLSDESVMVRWSVPSEEGLPIQFFKVQYRMLGDLARKIPRSQWMTCSEDIPPHVRSYEVQGLKPDQLYRFRIAAVYSNNDNKLGNTSGKFHLQKASQLSVAKSHLTAPTLQKVEGVTETAIRLSWGFPSNPPTPIDGFYIHFRPASTAGEYSKAMVDGMHVRHWTMDYLEPGTAYEFKLQSFTASAASEFSAILTGKTLKPPTQAPTITPSVVAASESSQSTSSNLPLIAGGAGGGGLLLLLIILTCVCIKKRKKTQADDGVTESKAHPDHIQAEPNGFPVGGGRVLGSPIHKSSRLNGVVPRMNITANPLAQEGDKKSA, encoded by the exons ATGATGCTACCTGTACGTCGAATATTTCTTATGGCGTTCCTAAGGTGGCGAATTTCGTTCCTGGTGGCACTCAATTTGGCCCTTGTGGCCACAACGACGACAGCACCATCGTCAAAATTGCGCCTGTACATGGTGCGATCGCCAGAGACAACGGTAGCACCTCTGGGTGATGAGGTGCTCTTTGAGTGTGCCCTCAATGTGGAACCGGAGCGACTTCAGTGGCGCTTTCGGTCGCAAAGTGGAAAGGGCGAATTGATGTACCTGAATGAAACTGCGGGCTACAATATTACTTTTAAGGATGGTGTTAGTAAATTGCGAATCTATGTTAGCCCCAAGACAATTGGGGAATACCAATGTATTGCATGGTATGGAGCATCAGCATTGGCGTCTGTGTCTGCAAAACTCACATTGGCCACAATAACGTTGGGCAATGACAATC ACATCTTCGAACAAGATGGATTTGGGGTGAATATTCTCGATGGTAAAAGACGTAATCCACCTCCACAAATAGTCCACTGGCAGGTGTCTCCTGGGAATAGTGTTATCATTAAGTGTGGTGATATAGTATCAAATCCTCCGCCTGTCTGGAGTTATTTCAA agACAACACACAAATACGTGCATCAGTACTCCAACTCTCATCCGGAGCTCTTATTCTCACATCACTCACGCAAAAGGACTCAGGAAGCTATTGGTGCTCAGCTGTGAATAGTATCACAGGGATGGAAATTAAAATACCCAGGAGAACGGATCTCAATGTAACAAACACCCCAAAGGCAGCTCCTATTTTCCTTTCTCAACCACCCACGGTGATTACGGTGAAACCAGGTGCCACGGCAATACTCGAATGCCCTGGAGTTGGGAATCCTGTGCCAAAGGCCGTCTGGAGTCGTCCGGATGTGTCAATACTCAACAATAGAACCCTCTTTGTGCCATACGGGCTACAAATTACAAAGGTTGTGCCTGAAGATCGAGGGAATTACGTGTGCCGTCTCGACAATGGAATCTCCCCCGTGCTGATTCACACGATCCGTCTCGATGTACTCGAGGCACCGGCAATTATTGAGGGGCCTCGGGTAACACTCACAAATGAGACTGATATGCTTCATCTCGATTGCCACGCAAAGGGCTACCCAGTGCCAGTCATCACGTGGATGATAAACGGTGTGGATGTTCAATGGGATTCTCTCATTCATTCAAATGGGTCGAGTCTCTTTATAAAATCCGTGCAAAAGAGGCATGCAGGAATTGTGCAGTGTTTTGCTAAAAATGCAGCAGGAGAG GTCAATGAGGGAAATTTGCTGCAAGTGAATCCAAAGCAAATTCCGGGAGAAATTGAAGTTTCCCCCCTTGGATCTGTTCCGGAATCCACAAAATCCAGCATAGAGCATGCAGGAAAGCAAAAAGGAACCGGAAGGAAGAAGCACAAGCATC CCGTGATGATTCCACCATCGAGACCAAGTGTGACGAGACTCTCAGATGAATCAGTTATGGTACGATGGTCAGTACCATCGGAAGAGGGACTTCCAATACAATTCTTCAAAGTACAATATCGAATGTTGGGAGATCTTGCACGAAAGATCCCACGATCGCAATGGATGACATGTAGTGAGGATATTCCACCCCATGTACGGTCGTATGAGGTGCAAGGATTGAAACCCGATCAACTCTATCGCTTCCGGATAGCTGCTGTGTATTCAAATAATGACAACAAATTGGGCAATACATCGGGGAAGTTTCACTTGCAGAAGGCATCACAGTTGAGTGTGGCCAAGAGTCACCTTACGGCGCCAACTTTGCAAAAAGTCGAAGGTGTCACGGAGACGGCTATCAGACTTTCATGGGGCTTCCCATCGAATCCACCCACACCAATTGATGGTTTCTACATTCACTTCCGGCCCGCATCAACGGCCGGAGAGTATTCCAAAGCAATGGTGGATGGGATGCATGTGCGTCACTGGACGATGGATTATCTGGAACCGGGGACAGCGTATGAATTTAAACTGCAGAGTTTCACGGCATCGGCTGCATCGGAATTCAGTGCAATTCTCACGGGAAAGACACTAAAGCCACCCACGCAAGCGCCCACAATCACACCTTCAGTGGTGGCTGCATCGGAATCATCCCAGAGCACATCGTCGAATTTGCCGCTTATCGCTGGAGGTGCTGGCGGGGGTGGACTTTTGCTCTTGCTGATCATTCTCACGTGTGTGTGCATTAAGAAGCGAAAGAAGACTCAAGCAGACG ATGGTGTGACGGAAAGTAAAGCCCACCCGGATCACATTCAAGCGGAACCCAATGGATTTCCCGTGGGAGGGGGTAGAGTCCTTGGGTCACCAATTCACAAAAGTAGCCGTCTGAATGGTGTTGTGCCTCGTATGAATATCACGGCGAATCCTCTGGCTCAGGAGGGTGACAAG AAATCAGCGTGA
- the LOC129790770 gene encoding interference hedgehog isoform X6 has translation MMLPVRRIFLMAFLRWRISFLVALNLALVATTTTAPSSKLRLYMVRSPETTVAPLGDEVLFECALNVEPERLQWRFRSQSGKGELMYLNETAGYNITFKDGVSKLRIYVSPKTIGEYQCIAWYGASALASVSAKLTLATITLGNDNHIFEQDGFGVNILDGKRRNPPPQIVHWQVSPGNSVIIKCGDIVSNPPPVWSYFKDNTQIRASVLQLSSGALILTSLTQKDSGSYWCSAVNSITGMEIKIPRRTDLNVTNTPKAAPIFLSQPPTVITVKPGATAILECPGVGNPVPKAVWSRPDVSILNNRTLFVPYGLQITKVVPEDRGNYVCRLDNGISPVLIHTIRLDVLEAPAIIEGPRVTLTNETDMLHLDCHAKGYPVPVITWMINGVDVQWDSLIHSNGSSLFIKSVQKRHAGIVQCFAKNAAGEVNEGNLLQVNPKQIPGEIEVSPLGSVPESTKSSIEHAGKQKGTGRKKHKHRKFFRTVMIPPSRPSVTRLSDESVMVRWSVPSEEGLPIQFFKVQYRMLGDLARKIPRSQWMTCSEDIPPHVRSYEVQGLKPDQLYRFRIAAVYSNNDNKLGNTSGKFHLQKASQLSVAKSHLTAPTLQKVEGVTETAIRLSWGFPSNPPTPIDGFYIHFRPASTAGEYSKAMVDGMHVRHWTMDYLEPGTAYEFKLQSFTASAASEFSAILTGKTLKPPTQAPTITPSVVAASESSQSTSSNLPLIAGGAGGGGLLLLLIILTCVCIKKRKKTQADDGVTESKAHPDHIQAEPNGFPVGGGRVLGSPIHKSSRLNGVVPRMNITANPLAQEGDKKSA, from the exons ATGATGCTACCTGTACGTCGAATATTTCTTATGGCGTTCCTAAGGTGGCGAATTTCGTTCCTGGTGGCACTCAATTTGGCCCTTGTGGCCACAACGACGACAGCACCATCGTCAAAATTGCGCCTGTACATGGTGCGATCGCCAGAGACAACGGTAGCACCTCTGGGTGATGAGGTGCTCTTTGAGTGTGCCCTCAATGTGGAACCGGAGCGACTTCAGTGGCGCTTTCGGTCGCAAAGTGGAAAGGGCGAATTGATGTACCTGAATGAAACTGCGGGCTACAATATTACTTTTAAGGATGGTGTTAGTAAATTGCGAATCTATGTTAGCCCCAAGACAATTGGGGAATACCAATGTATTGCATGGTATGGAGCATCAGCATTGGCGTCTGTGTCTGCAAAACTCACATTGGCCACAATAACGTTGGGCAATGACAATC ACATCTTCGAACAAGATGGATTTGGGGTGAATATTCTCGATGGTAAAAGACGTAATCCACCTCCACAAATAGTCCACTGGCAGGTGTCTCCTGGGAATAGTGTTATCATTAAGTGTGGTGATATAGTATCAAATCCTCCGCCTGTCTGGAGTTATTTCAA agACAACACACAAATACGTGCATCAGTACTCCAACTCTCATCCGGAGCTCTTATTCTCACATCACTCACGCAAAAGGACTCAGGAAGCTATTGGTGCTCAGCTGTGAATAGTATCACAGGGATGGAAATTAAAATACCCAGGAGAACGGATCTCAATGTAACAAACACCCCAAAGGCAGCTCCTATTTTCCTTTCTCAACCACCCACGGTGATTACGGTGAAACCAGGTGCCACGGCAATACTCGAATGCCCTGGAGTTGGGAATCCTGTGCCAAAGGCCGTCTGGAGTCGTCCGGATGTGTCAATACTCAACAATAGAACCCTCTTTGTGCCATACGGGCTACAAATTACAAAGGTTGTGCCTGAAGATCGAGGGAATTACGTGTGCCGTCTCGACAATGGAATCTCCCCCGTGCTGATTCACACGATCCGTCTCGATGTACTCGAGGCACCGGCAATTATTGAGGGGCCTCGGGTAACACTCACAAATGAGACTGATATGCTTCATCTCGATTGCCACGCAAAGGGCTACCCAGTGCCAGTCATCACGTGGATGATAAACGGTGTGGATGTTCAATGGGATTCTCTCATTCATTCAAATGGGTCGAGTCTCTTTATAAAATCCGTGCAAAAGAGGCATGCAGGAATTGTGCAGTGTTTTGCTAAAAATGCAGCAGGAGAG GTCAATGAGGGAAATTTGCTGCAAGTGAATCCAAAGCAAATTCCGGGAGAAATTGAAGTTTCCCCCCTTGGATCTGTTCCGGAATCCACAAAATCCAGCATAGAGCATGCAGGAAAGCAAAAAGGAACCGGAAGGAAGAAGCACAAGCATCGTAAGTTCTTTAGAA CCGTGATGATTCCACCATCGAGACCAAGTGTGACGAGACTCTCAGATGAATCAGTTATGGTACGATGGTCAGTACCATCGGAAGAGGGACTTCCAATACAATTCTTCAAAGTACAATATCGAATGTTGGGAGATCTTGCACGAAAGATCCCACGATCGCAATGGATGACATGTAGTGAGGATATTCCACCCCATGTACGGTCGTATGAGGTGCAAGGATTGAAACCCGATCAACTCTATCGCTTCCGGATAGCTGCTGTGTATTCAAATAATGACAACAAATTGGGCAATACATCGGGGAAGTTTCACTTGCAGAAGGCATCACAGTTGAGTGTGGCCAAGAGTCACCTTACGGCGCCAACTTTGCAAAAAGTCGAAGGTGTCACGGAGACGGCTATCAGACTTTCATGGGGCTTCCCATCGAATCCACCCACACCAATTGATGGTTTCTACATTCACTTCCGGCCCGCATCAACGGCCGGAGAGTATTCCAAAGCAATGGTGGATGGGATGCATGTGCGTCACTGGACGATGGATTATCTGGAACCGGGGACAGCGTATGAATTTAAACTGCAGAGTTTCACGGCATCGGCTGCATCGGAATTCAGTGCAATTCTCACGGGAAAGACACTAAAGCCACCCACGCAAGCGCCCACAATCACACCTTCAGTGGTGGCTGCATCGGAATCATCCCAGAGCACATCGTCGAATTTGCCGCTTATCGCTGGAGGTGCTGGCGGGGGTGGACTTTTGCTCTTGCTGATCATTCTCACGTGTGTGTGCATTAAGAAGCGAAAGAAGACTCAAGCAGACG ATGGTGTGACGGAAAGTAAAGCCCACCCGGATCACATTCAAGCGGAACCCAATGGATTTCCCGTGGGAGGGGGTAGAGTCCTTGGGTCACCAATTCACAAAAGTAGCCGTCTGAATGGTGTTGTGCCTCGTATGAATATCACGGCGAATCCTCTGGCTCAGGAGGGTGACAAG AAATCAGCGTGA
- the LOC129790770 gene encoding interference hedgehog isoform X4 → MMLPVRRIFLMAFLRWRISFLVALNLALVATTTTAPSSKLRLYMVRSPETTVAPLGDEVLFECALNVEPERLQWRFRSQSGKGELMYLNETAGYNITFKDGVSKLRIYVSPKTIGEYQCIAWYGASALASVSAKLTLATITLGNDNHIFEQDGFGVNILDGKRRNPPPQIVHWQVSPGNSVIIKCGDIVSNPPPVWSYFKDNTQIRASVLQLSSGALILTSLTQKDSGSYWCSAVNSITGMEIKIPRRTDLNVTNTPKAAPIFLSQPPTVITVKPGATAILECPGVGNPVPKAVWSRPDVSILNNRTLFVPYGLQITKVVPEDRGNYVCRLDNGISPVLIHTIRLDVLEAPAIIEGPRVTLTNETDMLHLDCHAKGYPVPVITWMINGVDVQWDSLIHSNGSSLFIKSVQKRHAGIVQCFAKNAAGEVNEGNLLQVNPKQIPGEIEVSPLGSVPESTKSSIEHAGKQKGTGRKKHKHRKFFRTVMIPPSRPSVTRLSDESVMVRWSVPSEEGLPIQFFKVQYRMLGDLARKIPRSQWMTCSEDIPPHVRSYEVQGLKPDQLYRFRIAAVYSNNDNKLGNTSGKFHLQKASQLSVAKSHLTAPTLQKVEGVTETAIRLSWGFPSNPPTPIDGFYIHFRPASTAGEYSKAMVDGMHVRHWTMDYLEPGTAYEFKLQSFTASAASEFSAILTGKTLKPPTQAPTITPSVVAASESSQSTSSNLPLIAGGAGGGGLLLLLIILTCVCIKKRKKTQADDGVTESKAHPDHIQAEPNGFPVGGGRVLGSPIHKSSRLNGVVPRMNITANPLAQEGDKRECSRIAM, encoded by the exons ATGATGCTACCTGTACGTCGAATATTTCTTATGGCGTTCCTAAGGTGGCGAATTTCGTTCCTGGTGGCACTCAATTTGGCCCTTGTGGCCACAACGACGACAGCACCATCGTCAAAATTGCGCCTGTACATGGTGCGATCGCCAGAGACAACGGTAGCACCTCTGGGTGATGAGGTGCTCTTTGAGTGTGCCCTCAATGTGGAACCGGAGCGACTTCAGTGGCGCTTTCGGTCGCAAAGTGGAAAGGGCGAATTGATGTACCTGAATGAAACTGCGGGCTACAATATTACTTTTAAGGATGGTGTTAGTAAATTGCGAATCTATGTTAGCCCCAAGACAATTGGGGAATACCAATGTATTGCATGGTATGGAGCATCAGCATTGGCGTCTGTGTCTGCAAAACTCACATTGGCCACAATAACGTTGGGCAATGACAATC ACATCTTCGAACAAGATGGATTTGGGGTGAATATTCTCGATGGTAAAAGACGTAATCCACCTCCACAAATAGTCCACTGGCAGGTGTCTCCTGGGAATAGTGTTATCATTAAGTGTGGTGATATAGTATCAAATCCTCCGCCTGTCTGGAGTTATTTCAA agACAACACACAAATACGTGCATCAGTACTCCAACTCTCATCCGGAGCTCTTATTCTCACATCACTCACGCAAAAGGACTCAGGAAGCTATTGGTGCTCAGCTGTGAATAGTATCACAGGGATGGAAATTAAAATACCCAGGAGAACGGATCTCAATGTAACAAACACCCCAAAGGCAGCTCCTATTTTCCTTTCTCAACCACCCACGGTGATTACGGTGAAACCAGGTGCCACGGCAATACTCGAATGCCCTGGAGTTGGGAATCCTGTGCCAAAGGCCGTCTGGAGTCGTCCGGATGTGTCAATACTCAACAATAGAACCCTCTTTGTGCCATACGGGCTACAAATTACAAAGGTTGTGCCTGAAGATCGAGGGAATTACGTGTGCCGTCTCGACAATGGAATCTCCCCCGTGCTGATTCACACGATCCGTCTCGATGTACTCGAGGCACCGGCAATTATTGAGGGGCCTCGGGTAACACTCACAAATGAGACTGATATGCTTCATCTCGATTGCCACGCAAAGGGCTACCCAGTGCCAGTCATCACGTGGATGATAAACGGTGTGGATGTTCAATGGGATTCTCTCATTCATTCAAATGGGTCGAGTCTCTTTATAAAATCCGTGCAAAAGAGGCATGCAGGAATTGTGCAGTGTTTTGCTAAAAATGCAGCAGGAGAG GTCAATGAGGGAAATTTGCTGCAAGTGAATCCAAAGCAAATTCCGGGAGAAATTGAAGTTTCCCCCCTTGGATCTGTTCCGGAATCCACAAAATCCAGCATAGAGCATGCAGGAAAGCAAAAAGGAACCGGAAGGAAGAAGCACAAGCATCGTAAGTTCTTTAGAA CCGTGATGATTCCACCATCGAGACCAAGTGTGACGAGACTCTCAGATGAATCAGTTATGGTACGATGGTCAGTACCATCGGAAGAGGGACTTCCAATACAATTCTTCAAAGTACAATATCGAATGTTGGGAGATCTTGCACGAAAGATCCCACGATCGCAATGGATGACATGTAGTGAGGATATTCCACCCCATGTACGGTCGTATGAGGTGCAAGGATTGAAACCCGATCAACTCTATCGCTTCCGGATAGCTGCTGTGTATTCAAATAATGACAACAAATTGGGCAATACATCGGGGAAGTTTCACTTGCAGAAGGCATCACAGTTGAGTGTGGCCAAGAGTCACCTTACGGCGCCAACTTTGCAAAAAGTCGAAGGTGTCACGGAGACGGCTATCAGACTTTCATGGGGCTTCCCATCGAATCCACCCACACCAATTGATGGTTTCTACATTCACTTCCGGCCCGCATCAACGGCCGGAGAGTATTCCAAAGCAATGGTGGATGGGATGCATGTGCGTCACTGGACGATGGATTATCTGGAACCGGGGACAGCGTATGAATTTAAACTGCAGAGTTTCACGGCATCGGCTGCATCGGAATTCAGTGCAATTCTCACGGGAAAGACACTAAAGCCACCCACGCAAGCGCCCACAATCACACCTTCAGTGGTGGCTGCATCGGAATCATCCCAGAGCACATCGTCGAATTTGCCGCTTATCGCTGGAGGTGCTGGCGGGGGTGGACTTTTGCTCTTGCTGATCATTCTCACGTGTGTGTGCATTAAGAAGCGAAAGAAGACTCAAGCAGACG ATGGTGTGACGGAAAGTAAAGCCCACCCGGATCACATTCAAGCGGAACCCAATGGATTTCCCGTGGGAGGGGGTAGAGTCCTTGGGTCACCAATTCACAAAAGTAGCCGTCTGAATGGTGTTGTGCCTCGTATGAATATCACGGCGAATCCTCTGGCTCAGGAGGGTGACAAG CGTGAATGTTCTAGAATCGCAATGTGA